Proteins from a single region of Hordeum vulgare subsp. vulgare chromosome 6H, MorexV3_pseudomolecules_assembly, whole genome shotgun sequence:
- the LOC123401694 gene encoding DIMBOA UDP-glucosyltransferase BX9-like isoform X2, with protein sequence MEHIFAVNSSCEAPDRPVGGSWRQGPGRVPGRRRAPAGPRARGGAESQLDAPVRELPPCRVRDLMGANSSSRHEHELMCKLLSRAVEAMRSSAGFVLNPFDALEADDLTATRRDLAGVPVFAVGPLHKRSPTSSSSLQQDRSCLDWLDAQAPTSVLYIRFSSVASMSSANLDPCYATLWC encoded by the coding sequence ATGGAGCACATCTTCGCCGTCAACAGCTCCTGCGAGGCGCCTGACCGCCCTGTTGGAGGCTCCTGGCGCCAGGGACCAGGTCGCGTGCCTGGTCGCCGACGCGCACCTGCTGGCCCTCGTGCGCGTGGCGGGGCTGAGTCGCAGCTGGACGCGCCGGTGAGGGAGCTACCGCCATGCCGCGTCCGGGACCTGATGGGCGCCAACAGCAGCAGCCGTCACGAGCACGAGCTAATGTGCAAGCTGTTGTCCCGGGCGGTCGAGGCGATGCGAAGCTCTGCAGGATTCGTCTTGAACCCCTTCGACGCGCTGGAGGCCGACGACCTGACGGCCACCCGGCGCGACCTCGCCGGCGTGCCCGTGTTCGCCGTCGGTCCGCTCCACAAGCGCTCCCCGACGTCGTCCAGCAGCCTCCAGCAGGACCGCTCCTGCCTCGACTGGCTGGACGCGCAGGCCCCGACATCCGTGCTCTACATCAGGTTCAGCAGCGTGGCGAGCATGAGCAGTGCCAACCTGGACCCATGTTATGCAACTTTGTGGTGTTGA